The following coding sequences lie in one Polyodon spathula isolate WHYD16114869_AA chromosome 37, ASM1765450v1, whole genome shotgun sequence genomic window:
- the LOC121304234 gene encoding beta-1,4-galactosyltransferase 3-like, protein MLLSKGRYLMLFVCVQMVVMALMYREGYRKRVVYFLGIFRKGGTPAAVAQGNLTRPGDIYANLSRIVKPSMREEDLPLCPEKSPLISGPFRVIFPPMLTMAEVEQKNPFVRAGGRYKPPDCESTHRTAIIIPHRNREHHLKYLLYFLHPFLQRQQLNYGIYIIHQAGNYTFNRAKLLNVGFKEAMKDEDWSCMFYHDVDLIPEDDRNLYTCDKYPKHASIAMDKFGYKLPYKTYFGGVSALTPEQYMKMNGFPNNYWGWGGEDDDIAIRVALSGMLISRPSIQVGRYKMIKHEHDKGNEENPKRFNLLAKTRRTWKQDGMNTMEYVVLSKELRPLYTNITVDIGSEKGFHPNT, encoded by the exons ATGCTGTTGTCCAAGGGGAGGTACTTGATGCTTTTCGTGTGCGTGCAGATGGTAGTGATGGCCTTGATGTATCGCGAGGGCTACCGAAAACGGGTAGTGTATTTCCTGGGCATATTTCGGAAAGGCGGGACTCCTGCAGCCGTCGCCCAAGGGAACCTCACCCGCCCTGGGGACATCTATGCCAACCTGAGCCGAATCGTCAAACCCTCCATGCGCGAGGAAGACCTGCCACTCTGCCCGGAGAAATCGCCCCTGATCA gcggTCCGTTCAGGGTGATCTTCCCTCCTATGCTCACCATGGCCGAGGTGGAACAGAAAAACCCATTCGTGAGGGCCGGGGGACGATACAAGCCGCCGGACTGCGAGTCGACCCATCGCACAGCCATCATCATCCCTCACCGAAACAGAGAGCACCACCTGAAATACCTTCTCTACTTCCTCCACCCCTTCCTGCAGCGGCAGCAGCTCAACTACGGCATCTACATCATCCACCAG GCTGGGAATTACACGTTTAACCGGGCCAAGCTGCTCAACGTGGGCTTCAAGGAGGCGATGAAGGACGAGGATTGGAGCTGCATGTTCTACCACGACGTGGACCTCATACCGGAGGACGACCGCAACCTCTACACCTGCGACAAGTACCCCAAGCACGCCTCCATCGCCATGGACAAGTTCGGATACAA GCTGCCTTACAAGACCTACTTTGGAGGAGTGTCTGCCTTGACCCCAGAGCAGTACATGAAGATGAACGGCTTCCCAAACAACTACTGGGGCTGGGGAGGTGAGGACGATGACATTGCAATCAG AGTGGCGCTCAGTGGCATGCTGATTTCACGACCCTCGATACAGGTGGGGCGCTACAAGATGATCAAACACGAGCACGATAAAGGCAATGAAGAGAACCCCAAAAG GTTTAACCTGTTGGCGAAGACGAGACGCACTTGGAAACAGGATGGAATGAACACGATGGAATACGTAGTGCTTTCTAAAGAGCTGAGACCTCTCTACACTAACATCACCGTGGACATTGGCTCAGAAAAAGGGTTCCATCCCAACACGTGA